A window from Parambassis ranga chromosome 13, fParRan2.1, whole genome shotgun sequence encodes these proteins:
- the LOC114445185 gene encoding geminin coiled-coil domain-containing protein 1-like, with amino-acid sequence METLASLWARDPGDLREKRHELSPAWESACVFNGSPPAGLMWTEQLSPQLQRNKQLQDTLLQREEELARLQEENNKLREFLNSSFVRSLEEKAKKLGADGRRRLKRDLTLLHHGESFPVSKRVCRNLTAEFCSESSDSSACSEPNLDLWVLRTLGLKDRDTIDTSDQSEYSALVYDITSSPEGPLASSLSPPLATSTPTSVHGYCQTQESDCPARSADDCGPSPGDVTATTRLYPDTAIRTFNQSAPFLSNCTSSLFQTPVYWSSLHDNQTSLQDNQISPVSTSSPVSNLPWTPVSGCSPTSPAMPQTPRNRTDVAFSMSLNPSSTVKTHSFPQGQAFVRRDTEGRWNFTWMPRQGP; translated from the exons ATGGAAACCCTGGCCTCCCTTTGGGCCCGTGACCCCGGTGATCTCAGAGAGAAGCGGCACGAGCTGTCGCCTGCGTGGG AGTCTGCGTGTGTTTTTAATGgctcgccccctgctggtctgaTGTGGACGGAGCAGCTCTCGCCTCAGCTccagagaaacaaacag CTGCAGGACActctgctgcagagggaggaggagctggcccgcctgcaggaggagaacaACAAACTCAGAGAGTTCCTCAACTCCTCGTTCGTCAGGAGCCTGGAGGAGAAGGCGAAG aAACTCGGCGCTGATGGAAGGCGGCGGCTGAAGAGGGACCTGACGCTCCTCCATCACGGCGAGTCCTTCCCAGTCAGTAAGAGAGTCTGCAGAAACCTCACTGCCGAGTTCTGCTCCGAGTCCTCCGACTCGTCTGCCTGCTCCGAGCCCAACCTGGACCTGTGGGTGCTGAGGACGCTGGGTCTGAAGGACCGGGACACCATCGATacatctgaccaatcagagtacagCGCTTTAGTCTATGACATCACCTCGTCACCCGAAGGCCCCCTCGCCTCCTCTCTCAGCCCCCCACTCGCCACGTCCACGCCAACCTCTGTCCACGGATACTGCCAGACACAGGAGTCCGACTGTCCTGCCAGGTCAGCTGATGACTGTGGACCGTCTCCAGGTGATGTCACTGCCACAACGAGACTTTATCCTGACACCGCCATCAGGACCTTCAACCAATCAGCTCCCTTCTTGTCAAACTGCACCTCCAGTCTTTTCCAAACTCCAGTATACTGGTCTTCATTACACGACAACCAGACGTCCTTACAGGACAACCAGATCTCCCCTGTGTCCACTTCTAGTCCTGTCTCAAATCTGCCATGGACGCCTGTCAGCGGTTGTAGCCCAACGAGTCCTGCCATGCCACAAACACCGCGCAACCGCACAGACGTGGCGTTCAGCATGTCCCTCAACCCGTCCAGCACCGTCAAGACCCACAGCTTCCCTCAGGGACAGGCCTTCGTCCGCAGGGACACAGAGGGCCGCTGGAACTTCACCTGGATGCCCAGACAGGGACCATGA